From the Campylobacter sp. CNRCH_2014_0184h genome, one window contains:
- a CDS encoding anthranilate synthase component II translates to MRVLIIDNYDSFTYTIAFYLKELNITYKIIKNDKFKNPKKLKKYDFTHLLISPGPNSPKESKLSLKAIKYFKKDKKILGICLGHQCIAHIFGGKISKLPNPTHGKVKTIKFKPNPLFKNLNQNFKICLYHSLYVSHIGKKCEILAQSEDNITMALKHKKYDIYGIQFHPEAILSQNGKKLLKNFLAL, encoded by the coding sequence GTGAGAGTTTTGATTATAGATAATTATGACTCTTTTACCTACACTATAGCCTTTTATTTAAAAGAATTAAATATTACTTATAAAATCATCAAAAACGATAAATTTAAAAACCCAAAAAAGCTTAAAAAATATGATTTTACTCATCTTTTAATCTCCCCTGGACCAAATTCTCCAAAAGAATCAAAGCTAAGCTTAAAAGCTATAAAATATTTTAAAAAAGATAAAAAAATTCTTGGAATTTGTCTAGGACACCAATGTATAGCACATATTTTTGGTGGTAAAATTTCTAAACTTCCAAATCCAACTCATGGTAAAGTAAAAACTATAAAATTTAAACCAAACCCACTTTTTAAAAATCTTAATCAAAATTTTAAAATTTGTTTATATCACTCTCTTTATGTTAGCCATATAGGTAAAAAATGTGAAATTTTAGCCCAAAGTGAAGATAATATCACCATGGCTTTAAAACATAAAAAATACGACATTTATGGAATCCAATTTCACCCAGAAGCCATACTAAGTCAAAATGGTAAAAAGCTACTTAAAAATTTTCTTGCTTTATAA
- a CDS encoding bifunctional chorismate-binding protein/class IV aminotransferase → MAFAIFGKYLYDNLVFTLKAHTQKESKKAFKAIEKYKNQYYFLGYIQYEFYKYLEDKNYKSKEPFLYFFAFKSKKIFTSEEKNLNFYPNFSSNLNQEKYFENFNKVKDAIAKGQSYQVNFTQELHLQSNLNMYESFLSLYPKQNTPYKAYMKNEFLELASFSPELFFKIKNKKIITKPMKGTIKRSNDPKEDENLKNFLKCDEKTISENVMIVDLLRNDISKLIKKHSLKCELFKVKTYPTLHQLISKIRGKLKPKNDYFKIFKALFPCGSITGAPKIETIKLIENLEQRKRGVYCGAIGLIHKNKAKFSVAIRTLEKKNNDDFLRYGVGSGLVWDSQKQDEFEELKLKSKILEPNFYLFETMYYKNHSILFFKEHLQRILNSAKFFGFDTQRLMHDFKNILESKDKKFHFKSLQNFNNFVFNHHHFFTKSNFTQKGSKAIKLKLFKNGLYEFDFSDIQENSSKKLLISKNIVKVNLLTHHKTSLRSLYEANSHLWKENICYDIVFFDEKGILCEGSRTNIIINLNDEYFTPYAKNCLNGIYRQALLKHKLIKEKDITKDALLNAKEIYAINSLRGLKRVFL, encoded by the coding sequence ATGGCATTTGCTATCTTTGGAAAATATCTTTATGATAATCTTGTCTTCACTCTTAAAGCTCACACTCAAAAAGAAAGCAAAAAAGCTTTTAAAGCTATAGAAAAATATAAAAATCAATATTATTTTTTAGGTTATATTCAATATGAATTTTATAAATATCTAGAAGATAAAAATTATAAAAGCAAAGAACCTTTTTTGTATTTTTTTGCTTTTAAATCAAAAAAAATCTTCACAAGCGAAGAAAAAAATTTAAACTTTTATCCAAACTTTTCATCCAATTTAAACCAAGAAAAGTATTTTGAAAACTTTAACAAAGTTAAAGATGCTATAGCTAAAGGTCAAAGTTATCAAGTTAATTTTACTCAAGAATTACATTTGCAATCAAATCTTAATATGTATGAGAGTTTTTTAAGCCTTTATCCCAAGCAAAATACCCCTTATAAAGCTTATATGAAAAATGAATTTTTAGAGCTAGCTTCATTTTCACCTGAGCTTTTTTTTAAAATCAAAAATAAAAAAATTATCACAAAACCCATGAAAGGCACAATCAAACGCTCAAATGATCCAAAAGAAGATGAAAATCTAAAAAATTTTTTAAAATGCGATGAAAAAACCATTAGCGAAAATGTAATGATAGTTGATTTATTACGCAATGATATTTCAAAACTCATCAAAAAACATTCTTTAAAATGCGAACTTTTTAAGGTTAAAACCTACCCTACCTTACACCAACTTATTTCAAAAATAAGAGGAAAATTAAAGCCAAAAAATGATTATTTTAAAATTTTCAAAGCCCTTTTTCCATGTGGATCCATCACAGGAGCACCCAAAATAGAAACCATCAAACTCATAGAAAATTTAGAGCAAAGAAAACGCGGTGTTTATTGTGGAGCGATAGGTTTAATCCATAAAAACAAAGCAAAATTTAGCGTAGCCATACGCACTTTAGAGAAAAAAAATAATGATGATTTTTTAAGATATGGTGTGGGAAGTGGGCTTGTGTGGGACTCACAAAAGCAAGATGAATTTGAAGAATTAAAACTAAAAAGCAAAATTTTAGAACCTAACTTTTACTTGTTTGAAACAATGTATTATAAAAATCATTCTATTTTATTTTTCAAAGAACATTTACAAAGAATTTTAAACTCAGCTAAATTTTTTGGCTTTGATACTCAAAGATTAATGCATGATTTTAAAAATATACTAGAGAGTAAAGATAAAAAATTCCATTTTAAATCTTTACAAAATTTCAATAATTTTGTTTTCAACCATCATCATTTTTTTACAAAAAGTAATTTTACTCAAAAAGGCTCAAAAGCTATTAAATTAAAACTTTTCAAAAATGGTCTTTATGAGTTTGATTTTAGCGATATACAAGAAAATTCAAGCAAAAAACTACTCATAAGTAAAAACATCGTAAAAGTAAATCTTTTAACACACCATAAAACTTCTCTGCGTAGTTTATATGAAGCAAATTCTCATCTATGGAAAGAAAATATTTGCTATGACATAGTTTTTTTTGATGAAAAAGGCATACTTTGTGAGGGTTCAAGAACTAATATTATCATAAATTTAAATGATGAGTATTTTACTCCTTATGCCAAAAACTGCCTCAATGGCATTTATAGACAAGCACTCTTAAAACACAAGCTCATCAAAGAAAAAGATATCACTAAAGATGCGCTTTTAAATGCTAAAGAAATTTATGCTATTAATTCTTTAAGAGGCTTAAAAAGGGTGTTTTTGTGA
- a CDS encoding AEC family transporter, producing the protein MYIFSSLFSIFCLLFGGYFAKKIKILKQKQARAFLDFAIIFALPCLIFERAYHLNFDFSLIVIILLGLGCAIVSALCCVFLALCFKFSKSTLVSIFLLSSFGNTLFVGIPIISGIYQDPHFLGEIILYDALATSLPVALLAPFIISLASEQKVSFLQNLKRVFTFPPFVALILGLCFKFTALPDFIFEPLRMLGSSATPIALFAIGLNLGFLSIKTSYKATIIVIFGKMILTPLIFLVLLKLLNFKLNPSSIIALLESAMPTMTMVAAMIMKAKLDTNLAVSSVAFGIVFAFISLPIWVYFLS; encoded by the coding sequence ATGTATATTTTTTCTTCCTTATTTAGTATATTTTGTTTGCTTTTTGGTGGATATTTTGCTAAAAAAATCAAAATTTTAAAACAAAAACAAGCGCGCGCTTTTTTAGATTTTGCTATTATTTTTGCCTTGCCTTGCTTGATTTTTGAGCGTGCTTATCATTTAAATTTTGATTTTTCTTTGATTGTTATTATATTGCTTGGGTTGGGTTGTGCTATTGTTTCAGCATTATGTTGTGTATTTTTAGCTCTTTGCTTTAAATTTAGCAAAAGCACTCTTGTAAGTATTTTTTTACTTTCTAGCTTTGGAAATACTTTATTTGTAGGTATACCTATCATTAGTGGAATTTATCAAGATCCTCATTTTTTGGGCGAGATTATCCTTTATGATGCGCTTGCTACTTCTTTGCCCGTAGCTTTACTTGCTCCCTTTATCATCTCTTTAGCTAGCGAGCAAAAGGTAAGCTTTTTGCAAAATCTTAAAAGAGTTTTCACTTTTCCACCTTTTGTTGCTTTGATTTTAGGACTTTGTTTTAAGTTTACTGCACTTCCTGATTTTATCTTTGAACCTTTGCGTATGCTTGGATCTAGTGCCACACCTATAGCACTTTTTGCCATAGGTTTAAATTTAGGCTTTTTAAGTATAAAAACTTCTTATAAAGCAACTATAATAGTCATTTTTGGTAAAATGATACTCACACCTTTAATCTTTTTAGTGCTTTTAAAGCTTTTAAATTTCAAATTAAATCCTAGCTCTATCATTGCTTTACTTGAATCAGCTATGCCTACTATGACAATGGTTGCAGCTATGATTATGAAAGCAAAACTTGATACGAATTTAGCGGTTAGTTCTGTAGCTTTTGGTATAGTTTTTGCCTTTATTTCTTTACCTATTTGGGTATATTTTCTAAGCTAA
- the fliP gene encoding flagellar type III secretion system pore protein FliP (The bacterial flagellar biogenesis protein FliP forms a type III secretion system (T3SS)-type pore required for flagellar assembly.), with amino-acid sequence MRVLLALFLSSLALLGAEATIPTVNLSLSAPNNPQQLVTTLNIVIVLTILALAPTIVFVMTSFLRLVVVFSFLRTALGTQTMPPNTILVTLALILTFFIMEPVATKSYNEGIKPYIAEQIGYEEAFAKGVKPFKDFMLKNTREKDLALFYRIRNLENPKTIDDVPLTVLVPAFMISELKTAFEIGFLLFLPFLVIDMVVSSVLMAMGMMMLPPVMISMPFKLLIFVLVDGWNLLIQNLVKSFLT; translated from the coding sequence TTGAGGGTTTTACTAGCTTTATTTTTATCAAGCTTGGCTCTTTTAGGCGCTGAAGCAACCATACCAACTGTAAATTTAAGTCTTAGTGCTCCAAATAACCCACAACAACTCGTAACAACCCTAAATATAGTCATAGTTTTAACCATACTAGCTCTTGCGCCTACCATTGTTTTTGTAATGACTTCGTTTTTAAGACTTGTTGTAGTGTTTTCTTTTTTAAGAACAGCTCTTGGCACTCAAACTATGCCACCAAATACTATCTTGGTTACCTTAGCTTTGATTTTAACTTTTTTCATTATGGAGCCTGTGGCTACAAAATCATACAATGAAGGTATAAAGCCCTATATCGCTGAACAAATAGGTTATGAAGAAGCTTTTGCTAAAGGCGTTAAGCCTTTTAAAGATTTTATGCTAAAAAACACTAGGGAAAAAGACTTAGCGCTTTTTTATAGGATTAGAAATTTAGAAAATCCAAAAACCATAGATGATGTGCCTTTAACAGTTTTAGTGCCAGCCTTTATGATAAGCGAGCTTAAAACTGCTTTTGAAATAGGCTTTTTACTTTTCTTACCATTTTTGGTTATTGATATGGTGGTAAGCTCGGTATTAATGGCTATGGGTATGATGATGCTACCTCCTGTTATGATTTCTATGCCTTTTAAACTTTTGATATTTGTGCTTGTAGATGGATGGAATTTACTCATACAAAATTTAGTCAAAAGCTTTTTAACTTAG
- a CDS encoding autotransporter outer membrane beta-barrel domain-containing protein, which yields MKLSYHTSKVLMGVSISALLSGAALAQEINHGNFSDFFNYKDGIWSLDSKENIELKISPSDIQSYYGGENHDKPINEFNIKTSGVLTIGSDSDWIDVGSTSTNEAKYDLYSVNLEAKEIILNSDRATLEANKAFNIKGNVTLKGSSPITNDNISNEELDRPSLDVWNGYGEKDGYMSIQGNLNVNNSFIGIFDANKKGGLISVDGDVNIKDSAIGISTNSVSNLGINNYVAIKTTGNFNQDIDKNIVTALYTKDITSMLETSNLLPKNVFFEDTDLAQFTDYKLSVSNDGKSLLISGGANENVRDLSKILKSEIDIRKEALDTFENIKKNIEYDEEYNKNSYQKPGYIGDDAMLEAIAQAEKELQEQIKKLEQQIQDIQNNGGKFDGSDLVENMKDVSLENKNLAVNMLNSILDSKLSNDAIAALTLDTTGKNLNTLTTNTKASAKAIVNNAQNSSVNSSIGVANDLAIGTRIAKLSNPYQDKTLVEKFATTHIAALASDVYNYYGNSSFNNSFWGNVFGGANIIDGDSGALYGFTLGADRKINDNALLGFYFTYADSTIKDGVMEQKSDNYQFGIYSLINPNDQWEINLKAYGQISPTDQSIAMLSDSSNADFDSKFFGLSANAGRIFNPNSSSLFIKPFAGINYYYAHTPSYKESGMFAKEVQSMTNNSISLELGAELRKYMSETSYLFITPKIEQYVMNNGDDYVAGFVGSSSNFIIKGNDKKKTYGQIIIGGNVDINEQFSLNAGVGAKQILAGKTDGKNETYVSGQVGFKYKF from the coding sequence ATGAAACTTTCTTATCACACAAGTAAAGTTTTAATGGGTGTTAGCATTAGTGCTTTATTAAGCGGTGCTGCTTTAGCTCAAGAGATAAATCATGGAAATTTTTCTGATTTTTTTAACTATAAAGATGGAATTTGGAGTTTAGATTCTAAAGAAAATATAGAATTAAAAATAAGCCCTTCAGATATTCAATCATACTATGGTGGAGAAAATCATGATAAGCCTATAAATGAATTTAACATCAAAACAAGTGGCGTTTTAACCATAGGATCTGATTCAGACTGGATAGATGTAGGTAGCACTTCAACTAATGAAGCAAAATATGATTTATATAGTGTTAATTTAGAAGCAAAAGAAATCATTTTAAATTCTGATAGAGCTACCTTAGAAGCAAATAAAGCTTTTAACATAAAAGGAAATGTTACACTAAAAGGCAGCTCACCTATAACAAATGATAATATAAGCAACGAAGAACTTGATAGACCTAGTTTAGATGTATGGAATGGATATGGCGAAAAAGATGGCTATATGAGCATACAAGGAAATTTAAATGTAAATAATTCTTTTATTGGTATATTTGATGCGAATAAAAAAGGTGGCTTAATCTCTGTAGATGGAGATGTAAATATAAAAGATTCAGCTATAGGTATAAGCACAAATAGTGTTTCAAATTTAGGTATAAACAACTATGTAGCTATAAAAACTACAGGTAATTTCAACCAAGATATTGACAAAAACATAGTAACAGCACTATACACTAAAGATATAACAAGCATGCTTGAAACAAGTAATTTACTTCCAAAAAATGTATTTTTTGAAGATACTGATTTAGCTCAATTTACAGATTATAAACTTAGTGTTTCTAATGATGGCAAAAGTCTTTTAATTAGCGGTGGTGCTAATGAAAATGTAAGAGATTTATCAAAAATATTAAAATCTGAAATTGATATTAGAAAAGAAGCCTTAGATACTTTTGAGAATATAAAAAAGAATATAGAATATGATGAAGAATATAACAAAAATTCCTACCAAAAACCAGGATATATTGGCGATGATGCTATGCTTGAAGCCATAGCACAAGCAGAAAAAGAACTGCAAGAACAAATTAAAAAATTAGAACAACAAATCCAAGATATACAAAATAATGGTGGAAAATTTGATGGTAGTGATTTAGTTGAAAATATGAAAGATGTTAGCTTAGAAAATAAAAATTTAGCTGTAAATATGCTAAATAGTATTTTAGATTCTAAACTTAGCAATGATGCTATCGCAGCACTCACTCTAGATACCACAGGAAAAAATCTAAACACACTTACCACAAATACAAAAGCAAGTGCAAAAGCTATAGTAAATAATGCTCAAAATTCTTCTGTTAATTCATCTATAGGTGTAGCAAATGACCTAGCAATTGGAACAAGAATAGCAAAACTTTCAAATCCTTATCAAGATAAAACTTTAGTAGAAAAATTTGCTACAACCCATATAGCAGCACTAGCAAGTGATGTTTATAATTATTATGGAAATTCTTCATTTAATAATAGCTTTTGGGGTAATGTTTTTGGTGGTGCAAATATCATAGATGGAGATAGTGGTGCTTTATATGGATTTACACTAGGTGCTGATAGAAAAATCAATGATAATGCTTTGCTTGGTTTTTACTTTACTTATGCTGATTCAACTATCAAAGATGGAGTTATGGAACAAAAATCAGATAACTACCAATTTGGTATTTATTCTTTGATTAATCCAAATGATCAATGGGAAATTAATCTAAAAGCTTATGGACAAATTTCTCCAACAGATCAAAGCATAGCGATGTTAAGTGATTCTAGTAATGCTGATTTTGATAGTAAATTTTTTGGTTTAAGCGCTAATGCTGGTAGAATTTTTAATCCAAATTCATCATCATTATTCATCAAGCCTTTTGCTGGTATAAATTACTACTACGCACACACCCCAAGTTATAAAGAAAGTGGTATGTTTGCAAAAGAAGTTCAAAGTATGACAAATAATTCTATTAGTTTAGAACTTGGTGCTGAACTTAGAAAATACATGAGCGAAACATCATATTTATTTATCACTCCAAAAATAGAACAATATGTAATGAATAATGGAGATGATTATGTAGCTGGCTTTGTTGGTTCAAGTTCAAATTTTATCATCAAAGGAAATGACAAGAAAAAAACCTATGGACAAATCATTATAGGTGGTAATGTAGATATTAACGAACAATTTAGCTTAAATGCAGGTGTTGGAGCTAAACAAATACTAGCTGGAAAAACAGATGGTAAAAATGAAACTTATGTAAGTGGTCAAGTAGGTTTTAAATATAAATTCTAA
- the glmU gene encoding bifunctional UDP-N-acetylglucosamine diphosphorylase/glucosamine-1-phosphate N-acetyltransferase GlmU — protein sequence MKISVLILAAGLGTRMKSQNPKVLQKICSKAMILHILKQAYKISDDVCVVLSHQKEKVEQVVLEYFPNTRFLEQDLQNFPGTAGALRGYESKHEKVLILCGDMPLVKADDLEKIALNESDFNVAVFEAKDPKSYGRIVLKENKIQKIVETKDASKEELAINICNSGVYAIKAQILKEVLPLIKNDNKAKEYYLTDAVYLAKEKGYEIDAVFVNEQDFMGVNDKIELCLAQDLMQEAIKKEWMKQGVIFHMPATTFISDEVEFVGECEVYENVRIEGKSKIINSIIKSSSVIEDSIVENSDVGPLAHLRPKCQLKNTHIGNFVECKNALLNGVKAGHLSYLGDCEIDEGTNIGCGTITCNYDGVKKHKTKIGKNVFVGSDTQFIAPVEIKDEVIIAAGSTVCKDVEKGSLYINRAKTQIIEDFYYKKLGKK from the coding sequence ATGAAAATTTCTGTGCTTATTTTGGCTGCTGGACTTGGCACGCGTATGAAATCACAAAATCCAAAAGTGCTTCAAAAAATTTGCTCAAAAGCAATGATTTTACATATTTTAAAACAAGCATATAAAATTAGTGATGATGTATGTGTGGTGCTTTCTCATCAAAAAGAAAAGGTTGAACAAGTTGTTTTAGAGTATTTTCCAAATACACGCTTTTTAGAACAAGACTTGCAAAATTTTCCAGGTACTGCAGGGGCTTTAAGGGGTTATGAGAGTAAGCATGAAAAAGTGTTGATTTTATGTGGCGATATGCCTTTGGTTAAAGCAGATGATTTAGAAAAAATAGCTTTAAATGAGAGTGATTTTAATGTGGCAGTTTTTGAGGCAAAAGATCCAAAAAGTTATGGAAGAATAGTTTTAAAAGAAAATAAAATTCAAAAAATAGTAGAAACAAAAGACGCAAGCAAAGAAGAACTTGCTATAAACATTTGCAATAGTGGTGTTTATGCTATAAAAGCACAAATTTTAAAAGAAGTATTGCCTTTGATAAAAAATGATAATAAAGCTAAAGAGTATTATTTAACCGATGCGGTTTATTTAGCAAAAGAAAAGGGCTATGAAATCGATGCGGTGTTTGTAAATGAGCAAGATTTTATGGGGGTAAATGATAAAATTGAGCTTTGCCTAGCTCAAGATCTTATGCAAGAAGCGATTAAAAAAGAATGGATGAAGCAAGGAGTGATTTTTCACATGCCTGCGACGACTTTTATTTCAGATGAAGTTGAGTTTGTAGGTGAGTGTGAGGTGTATGAAAATGTGCGTATAGAGGGAAAATCAAAAATCATTAATTCTATCATTAAAAGTTCAAGTGTGATTGAAGATAGTATAGTAGAAAATAGCGATGTAGGGCCTTTAGCGCATTTGCGTCCAAAATGCCAGCTTAAAAATACCCATATAGGAAATTTCGTAGAATGTAAAAATGCTTTATTAAATGGAGTTAAAGCAGGGCATTTGAGTTATTTAGGAGATTGTGAGATAGATGAGGGGACTAATATAGGTTGTGGCACTATCACTTGTAATTATGATGGGGTTAAAAAGCATAAGACCAAAATAGGTAAAAATGTTTTTGTGGGTTCAGATACGCAATTTATCGCTCCGGTTGAGATAAAAGATGAGGTAATCATCGCAGCAGGAAGCACTGTGTGTAAGGATGTAGAAAAAGGCTCTTTGTATATTAATAGAGCAAAGACGCAAATTATAGAAGATTTTTACTATAAAAAACTAGGTAAAAAATGA
- the coaBC gene encoding bifunctional phosphopantothenoylcysteine decarboxylase/phosphopantothenate--cysteine ligase CoaBC: MKTILLAVSGSIAFYKAYELISLLKKEGFRVKVLLSLGVLKFGTKLSFEALADEVLCEDNESWQNTNNHIAFSKTCDCVLFAPASINSINKLNYGIADNLFIQTLIAVDKNKPFLIAPAANTNMYLHFSTQNSLKNLKEQGYIIIDPIVKTLACKDEGLGALAELDSIINALKRSLMQEDFFKDKSFIVSGGGTKEKIDDVRCISNFSSGKMAKAVADALYFLGAKVVLISSVEFKTPYKLEKFESSLELKEKLQKYKDFDALIMAAAVSDFTLEAYKGKIKKNEHLNGLDLKLKLNEDILKNLDFKGKKIGFKMEFDEQNALENAKKSLVSKNLDMVCLNVLNEQMNFGGDENSICFITKDSISQSSKQSKEKLGFILAQELRKLW, translated from the coding sequence ATGAAAACAATCTTACTAGCAGTAAGTGGAAGCATAGCCTTTTATAAAGCTTATGAGCTTATTTCTTTATTAAAAAAAGAAGGTTTTAGGGTTAAAGTTTTACTAAGTTTGGGAGTTTTAAAATTTGGCACTAAGCTTAGCTTTGAAGCTTTAGCGGATGAAGTTTTATGTGAAGATAATGAAAGTTGGCAAAATACTAATAATCATATAGCTTTTAGTAAGACTTGCGATTGTGTGCTTTTTGCGCCTGCTAGTATAAATTCTATTAATAAATTAAACTATGGTATAGCAGATAATTTATTTATTCAAACTTTAATAGCAGTAGATAAAAATAAACCATTTTTAATCGCACCCGCTGCAAATACAAACATGTATTTACATTTTAGCACTCAAAATTCTTTAAAAAATTTAAAAGAGCAAGGCTATATTATCATTGATCCTATAGTTAAAACTCTAGCTTGTAAAGATGAAGGCTTAGGAGCTTTGGCTGAGCTTGATAGTATTATAAATGCTTTAAAAAGAAGTCTAATGCAGGAAGATTTTTTTAAAGATAAAAGTTTTATTGTAAGTGGTGGTGGCACTAAAGAAAAAATTGATGATGTAAGATGTATTAGTAATTTTTCAAGTGGAAAAATGGCAAAGGCGGTTGCTGATGCTTTATATTTTTTAGGTGCTAAGGTGGTGCTAATTAGCTCAGTAGAGTTTAAAACACCTTATAAATTAGAAAAATTTGAATCTTCTTTAGAACTAAAAGAAAAATTGCAAAAATACAAAGATTTTGATGCTTTAATTATGGCTGCTGCTGTGAGTGATTTTACTCTTGAGGCTTACAAGGGTAAGATTAAGAAAAATGAGCATTTAAACGGACTTGATTTAAAATTAAAGCTTAATGAGGATATCTTAAAAAATTTAGATTTTAAAGGCAAAAAAATAGGCTTTAAAATGGAATTTGATGAGCAAAATGCTTTAGAAAATGCTAAAAAATCTTTAGTTAGTAAAAATTTAGATATGGTGTGTTTAAATGTCTTAAATGAGCAAATGAACTTTGGAGGTGATGAAAATAGCATTTGTTTTATCACTAAAGATAGTATTTCTCAAAGTTCTAAACAAAGCAAAGAAAAACTTGGCTTTATTTTGGCACAAGAATTAAGGAAACTTTGGTGA
- the uppS gene encoding polyprenyl diphosphate synthase has protein sequence MNELKHLAVVMDGNRRWARKNGLLEKIGYSQGAKVVEKIIEVCIDEKIQNLTLYAFSTENWQRPKEEVEFLFKLLNKYLDESLNKFVANEVRFKAIGNLSLLDELTLKKIQNFQEQTKNYTKLCVNLAISYGGKDEIVRAVKKVIEKNLEINEANIQANLDLSEDVDLFLRVGSAKRISNFLLWQSSYAEIYFSQTLFPALTKKEIANIITEFKKRKRTFGK, from the coding sequence ATGAATGAGTTAAAACATCTTGCTGTGGTAATGGATGGCAATAGAAGATGGGCTAGAAAAAATGGACTTTTAGAAAAAATTGGCTATAGTCAAGGTGCTAAAGTTGTTGAAAAAATCATAGAAGTATGTATAGATGAAAAAATTCAAAATTTAACCCTTTATGCTTTTAGTACAGAAAATTGGCAAAGACCAAAAGAAGAAGTGGAGTTTCTTTTTAAACTATTAAATAAATATCTTGATGAGTCTTTAAATAAATTTGTAGCCAATGAAGTGCGTTTTAAAGCCATAGGAAATTTAAGTCTTTTAGATGAATTAACCTTAAAAAAAATACAAAATTTTCAAGAACAAACTAAAAACTACACAAAATTATGCGTTAATTTGGCTATTTCTTACGGAGGCAAGGATGAAATAGTTAGAGCGGTTAAAAAGGTGATTGAAAAAAATCTTGAAATTAATGAAGCAAATATACAGGCAAATCTTGACTTAAGCGAGGATGTGGATTTGTTTTTAAGGGTAGGGAGTGCCAAAAGAATTTCAAATTTTTTATTATGGCAATCAAGTTATGCAGAAATTTATTTTAGCCAAACCTTATTTCCTGCACTTACTAAAAAAGAAATCGCAAATATCATTACTGAGTTTAAAAAACGCAAAAGAACCTTTGGTAAATGA
- a CDS encoding prepilin peptidase, with amino-acid sequence MIFFFLLLGLCMGSFVNVLILRTINKESIISPRSKCPKCLKTLKFYHLFPLLSFVFLKGKCAFCKERISLIYPFNEFICACLFFFAFYLIEDLFQILIFACMLAILLALSWMDYYLKAVSELWLWILFILAFCFDFLQNGLNLEDFQDSFLFRVCFGAGLIFILKSVINFIKNFKKRDEILESLGEGDVIIIALIFGIFGYEKGFLILFIASFLSLLMFIKIAKKDYQMPMIPFLFCGILINLSIESIL; translated from the coding sequence ATGATATTTTTCTTTTTATTACTAGGGCTTTGTATGGGTTCTTTTGTCAATGTTTTGATTTTAAGAACGATTAATAAAGAAAGTATAATAAGTCCAAGATCAAAATGTCCTAAGTGTCTTAAAACTTTGAAATTTTATCATCTTTTTCCTTTGTTATCTTTTGTATTTTTAAAAGGTAAATGTGCTTTTTGCAAAGAAAGAATTTCTTTGATTTATCCTTTTAATGAATTTATTTGTGCGTGTTTGTTTTTCTTTGCTTTTTATTTAATCGAAGATCTTTTTCAAATTTTAATTTTTGCTTGTATGCTAGCTATATTATTAGCGCTTTCTTGGATGGATTATTATTTAAAAGCAGTGAGTGAGCTTTGGCTTTGGATTTTATTTATTTTAGCTTTTTGTTTTGATTTTTTACAAAATGGCTTAAATTTAGAGGATTTTCAAGATAGCTTTTTATTTCGCGTGTGTTTTGGGGCGGGGTTAATTTTCATACTAAAAAGTGTGATTAATTTTATTAAAAATTTTAAAAAAAGAGATGAAATTTTAGAAAGTTTAGGGGAAGGTGATGTTATAATAATAGCTTTGATTTTTGGAATTTTTGGCTATGAAAAAGGCTTTTTGATTTTGTTTATTGCAAGTTTTTTAAGTCTTTTGATGTTTATAAAAATAGCCAAGAAAGATTATCAAATGCCTATGATTCCTTTTTTATTTTGCGGAATTTTGATTAATCTAAGTATAGAAAGTATATTATGA